Genomic window (Arachis hypogaea cultivar Tifrunner chromosome 13, arahy.Tifrunner.gnm2.J5K5, whole genome shotgun sequence):
atttaaatttttatatttttaataaaaattttcaacttaTAATTTTAACATGTGTCTTTAAGATACAAGTAAATAGCAAAATCTTAATTATTATTACCTGTGCAAGTCTCTTTCCTGCCTCATCTTCTGAGACAAACCCTTTGGTAATGAACTTTTGGAATGGAGGGAAGAGAAGCCTGAAGAGGGGAATGTGCTCTCTAAACAAGCCAGTTGTGGCAATGCAACCAGGGTAAAGGGAAGCGAATGTGATTCCAGTTTCCTCATGGTATCTTCGGTGGAATTCTTGCATGGTGAGCATGTTGCAGACTTTGCTGTCCTTATACGCCTTTGCACCATCAAAATCTCCGCCATCTATCATGGATGAAGTGTTCAGCCCATTCAAGCCTCCAGCCAGTCCCCTCATGTCCCCCAGGTTTGCCTTCGGAGGCACGTTTCCCGCCAATGTGTTCGTGTTTCCTGTTCAATCATATGCAAAATTAGGGTACTAAAATTATTGAACAGGACAAAagatatttttgacaaaaaataaaaatacttttgaaTGTATGACTAAAATAAGACGAAAGTAAAATGTTTGAGATAAAACTAGGACTTAAACATTATGAACAAAATTAGGACTTAATTCATATGTTACGGACCAAAACATATTTTTATCAACAAACCTGTAATTGAGCCAACAATGATCATGCGCTTGGATGGATAGTCAGATTTGTTCAAGTCGTCGAGCAATAGTCGCGAAAGGAGGAAATGTCCGAGATGGTTAGTCCCTACGCTGAGTTCAAATCCTTCGGCTGTGTAAGTAGGTTCCTTAGCAGTTGGCAAGTAAACTGCAGCATTACAGACCAGCACATCTAACGGCCTCTCAGAACGCCTGAAGTTATCGACGAACTGACGGATGCTGTCAAGAGATGCAAGATCCAAATGCatgatggagtagttctctttggCAATGCCGGCAGATTTCGCGGCTCTTTCGGCTTTTAGGAAGTCCCTGCAGGCCATTACGACATGCCATTTTCCTGTCTCGGCCAATGCCTTAGCAGTCGCAAGGCCGAGTCCGGACGAAGCTCCTGTGATCACAACACTGCCCTTCCTCAATGTTTTCTTGCCACCTGGTGCAGCCGCCTTCACGGCCGGCGCCTCGGTAGCCACTGTCTGAGCTCTCACTGCTCCAAACTTTTTGTGAAATTCCCTCTGATGTAGAAAGCAGAacagtaaattaattaattgGCCAAGAATACGGACAGGGATTCAGGGAAATACAAAAATATTGTGGTAAAATTATAGCTTACTATAATCCTTAATGATGAACATTGAACAACAAGATTAATCAGAAACCAATGGGTTCTCAACTTTTGAATCTCTTGAAGATAAATTAGATTATGGCATTGTAGTGAAGATATTATCGATATCCTCTCTTAAATAATTCTAGTTAAATATCTCAATTCTCAATATACTTCCTCCGGAACCAATTAAATAATTGTTCATTGCGTTAAAAAATCAACATACTTAGACATAAATTAAGTATATACGTACACTTATACGGGTTTTTAATGTAGTACTTTGTTCAAACAAGAGTTATTTAGAATTAGAGCTAGAGAAAGTAACTAATATCTTTGGAAACTGAAAAAAATTCAATGgcataatattagaaaaaataacacaaaaaagcTTATGATGAGAGTACGAGACTACCTTAGACCTCAATGCAGAGGAGGTTAAGTCACTTTTGACAG
Coding sequences:
- the LOC112737894 gene encoding protochlorophyllide reductase, chloroplastic encodes the protein MALQAASLVPACFSITKEGKSSASLRDTTLFGLSFSDTVKSDLTSSALRSKREFHKKFGAVRAQTVATEAPAVKAAAPGGKKTLRKGSVVITGASSGLGLATAKALAETGKWHVVMACRDFLKAERAAKSAGIAKENYSIMHLDLASLDSIRQFVDNFRRSERPLDVLVCNAAVYLPTAKEPTYTAEGFELSVGTNHLGHFLLSRLLLDDLNKSDYPSKRMIIVGSITGNTNTLAGNVPPKANLGDMRGLAGGLNGLNTSSMIDGGDFDGAKAYKDSKVCNMLTMQEFHRRYHEETGITFASLYPGCIATTGLFREHIPLFRLLFPPFQKFITKGFVSEDEAGKRLAQVVSDPSLTKSGVYWSWNKDSASFENQLSQEASDADKARKVWEISEKLVGLA